A portion of the Lolium rigidum isolate FL_2022 chromosome 1, APGP_CSIRO_Lrig_0.1, whole genome shotgun sequence genome contains these proteins:
- the LOC124671814 gene encoding galactoside 2-alpha-L-fucosyltransferase-like, giving the protein MGRAGVVLMVCVMALLFLVLFFGGRTGAPAAWQNATKLAAMCGGTVNVSRPRPSATGADEHFGGLLAPGSDRRACRSRYESPLYYKHSPFTASPHLLQKLRDYEVRHKKCGPGTPQYAKSIDNLRSGSSNTEAAECRYLVWLPYNGLGNRMLSLLSTFLYALLTDRVLLVRNTDDFTDLFCEPFPDTTWSLPPDFPVANMSQLGVQSDDSYGNLLRHGKISNHLDRAAPQPVPPYVYAHLAHGLRVTDQLFYCNDDQIVLAKVTWLLLQNDLYFVPLLYDIAEFEDELRRMFPAKESVSHFLARYLFHPSNSVWGMVTRYHRSYLAHAEEMIGVQVRMFPFATIPADDMYKQIMACSRQEGILPEIDDEQEPEPGNTTGAGAVDADGAASSNKAILVVSLHADYYERIRWTYYEHAAKGGGGVGVFQPSHEERQERAQRSHNQKALAEIYLLSFSDVLLTTGMSTFGYMSSSLAGLRSTMLMLANNQTLPGTPCVRAVSMEPCSHLMNYKVKCKGKTVDKEELARHIKVCEDLPRGIKLVD; this is encoded by the exons atgggAAGGGCGGGCGTGGTGCTCATGGTGTGCGTGATGGCACTGCTGTTTCTCGTGCTCTTCTTCGGCGGAAGAACCGGCGCGCCGGCGGCGTGGCAGAACGCCACCAAGCTCGCCGCGATGTGTGGAG GAACAGTGAACGTCTCTCGTCCACGTCCAAGCGCCACTGGTGCAGACGAGCACTTCGGCGGTCTGCTGGCGCCCGGCTCCGACCGTCGGGCGTGCCGGAGCCGGTACGAATCCCCGCTGTACTACAAGCACTCCCCGTTCACAGCATCCCCCCACCTCCTGCAGAAGCTGCGCGACTACGAGGTGCGGCACAAGAAGTGCGGCCCCGGCACGCCGCAGTACGCCAAGTCCATCGACAACCTCCGGTCCGGCAGCAGCAACACGGAGGCGGCGGAGTGCAGGTACCTGGTGTGGCTCCCCTACAACGGCCTCGGCAACCGCATGCTGTCGCTGCTCAGCACCTTCCTCTACGCGCTCCTCACCGACCGCGTCCTCCTCGTCCGCAACACCGACGACTTCACCGACCTCTTCTGCGAGCCGTTCCCGGACACGACCTGGAGCCTGCCGCCGGATTTCCCCGTCGCCAACATGTCACAGCTCGGGGTGCAGTCCGACGACTCCTACGGGAACCTCCTCCGCCACGGCAAGATCTCCAACCACCTGGACCGGGCGGCGCCGCAGCCGGTGCCGCCGTACGTGTACGCGCACCTGGCGCACGGCCTCCGGGTCACCGACCAGCTCTTCTACTGCAACGACGACCAGATCGTGCTCGCCAAGGTCACCTGGCTGCTGCTGCAGAACGACCTCTACTTCGTGCCGCTGCTCTACGACATCGCCGAGTTCGAGGACGAGCTCCGGAGGATGTTCCCGGCCAAGGAGAGCGTCTCGCACTTCCTCGCCCGCTACCTCTTCCACCCCTCCAACTCCGTGTGGGGCATGGTGACCAGGTACCACCGCTCGTACCTGGCCCACGCGGAGGAGATGATCGGCGTGCAGGTCAGGATGTTCCCCTTCGCAACCATCCcggccgacgacatgtacaagcaGATCATGGCGTGCTCGCGGCAGGAGGGCATACTGCCCGAGATCGACGACGAGCAAGAGCCTGAGCCGGGCAACACAACCGGTGCCGGTGCCGTCGACGCCGACGGCGCGGCGAGCTCTAACAAGGCCATCTTGGTCGTGTCGCTGCACGCCGACTACTACGAGAGGATCAGGTGGACGTACTACGAGCACGCGGCCAAGGGCGGTGGCGGGGTCGGGGTGTTCCAGCCGAGCCACGAGGAGCGGCAGGAGAGAGCGCAGAGGTCGCACAACCAGAAGGCGCTCGCCGAGATCTACCTGCTCAGCTTCTCCGACGTGCTGCTCACCACCGGGATGTCCACCTTCGGCTACATGAGCAGCAGCCTTGCCGGCCTGCGCTCCACCATGCTCATGCTCGCCAACAACCAGACGCTGCCAGGGACGCCCTGCGTACGCGCCGTCTCAATGGAGCCGTGCTCCCACCTCATGAATTACAAGGTCAAGTGTAAGGGGAAGACAGTGGACAAGGAGGAGCTGGCACGGCACATCAAGGTGTGTGAGGATCTACCCAGAGGGATTAAGTTAGTTGATTAG